The DNA region tgaatgtcataacaatcagtttgacattcagacaataggctatgtgccaggtctgttattctcctgaaaacagACTGAATTGAATACTGAACTGTAGCAAAAAAACCAACATGCCTATACTTCAGTATCTGCTatcaaggatgaatgtcataacattcagtttgacattcagacaataggttatgtgctaggtctgttattctcctgaaaaacagactgacctaaatactgagctataacagaaaaaccaactattctatagttcagtatctgctgtcagggatggatgtcataacatccagtttgacatttagtaaatcctgtattagctaatcctgcagcatactactcaagcatgtcatgacatcagtcaagacatcagagtacaattagtgttttaacacaaaatgcagccaatcaaaaacatctacaaactccccctttggcaattttttggctaaaacaacttggcatcacaacagagttcacagcagcggaaaacacacatcctAGCAGAGAATTAACATAGCTAATACActcagcacacatagaagtttaaaaaaaaaacttcaaacagcagcagcACAAGTAGATAGCAAACAGCAAcacactcatcacacatagaCAACAACACACTCATCACACATCTGTTCAAGCAAATAACAAATatgttgtcctggggtacaggtgttactccccctttttgtcaaaaatgttgccaaagcaacacttaaaCTTACAGgccaaaacaaaataaattacACACAAATTTCAGAAACACGGGAAATGCTCTATTCATCTGACTCAGAGTCAGCATCAACATCAGTGCCATCATCAGGACTAGCATCCTCTTCTCCCTCTGCACTTTGTCTTGCAGCTCCTTCTGCAGCATCAGCAGCTTCACCAAGCACATCACCTTCATTCATCTCCAACTTGATAATCAAATTTTCCAAAGTGAGCTTCCTTGCCTCTAACTCCTTGCACGTTTCTTTGAGTATTTCAATGACAGTAGCTTTACCTGGTTGATTGCAAACACTTGATGTCTCTCTTGTTGCCATGGCAATGTCAGGAACATGCGTACCTAGGAACAGTTTATGATTGAAGGCCAAAGGGCTGTCTCTTCTCTTCACAGAATCATTCTCTGTTAATATGTTTGGAAATTGATTCAACACAATACCACATATGAgggaaggaaaggctataggccccttcacactgaagcttcCTGCATGCTTCATGGTTTGATCAAAAATATAGGATCCATAGTCAAAATTGGCTTTGGTTCCAACATCATatatgaactttccaagcattaCAACCACTGTAGATTTGTGATTGGTGGGCACCCAATTAGCAGCTCCAATTTTGTGCAGCATAGCATACTTGACACTTAGTTTGCTGGCCACCAACTTACCTTTGAGAGGCCACTTCCTGACTTGattagcagtgatgacttgacatATTTTATTGTCATTCACctcaagctcaggttgagctACATCAGGCCTTCCCAAATACATGTTGATTACTGAGGGAGAGAAGTTTATACACTTGCCTCGCACATATACTTTTCTGAATTCCCTAGACTTTCCATCAGCATATTCTtcagacacattgacaataaATTCCTCTACTAATATCTCATAGCACTTTGAGAACTGAGTCACAGTCTTCATTAACCCTGCCTCTTGAATAAGGTCTACAATCTCCTTACATTCCAGGACATTCTGAGCCAATTCCCTTTCCAAAGCCAGCCTCTTATGATAAACATATTTCCACTTGTTCACACTAGAAGCAAAATGGAACGATATGTTGTCAATtggtacctcagggacactagctgcaagcttgctagtggttggcttcttctttgacagagaggctgtgacatcacatgggacatctgaGTCAGACTCCACAACAACAAACTTGGTCTAAGGGAATGGATACCCCAAGAACCTTATGATTACCAGACAGTATTCCAGTCACCATAGTTGCAATGGCATTGTGGACATACCTGGAGCCTTCTCTGGTTTGTTCATCAAGCGCGATTGCTGAGGAGAATCCTGAGAcagtttctttaggtcttcttgcatgtgAGGTATTCGCAGAGTCAGCCACAGGATCTTCCCTGTTAGGGTTGCATGATTCAGAGCTAGAGGAATCATACATGGTCGTGGAGGCAGATGAGTTGGATTGGTGCGAGATGATGAATATCTTAGAGGTGAAATGAAAAGTTTCTTTGAGAGAAAGCTTGCGAGACTGAAAAGTTGAAACGATGGAAGAGGTAACGCTTGTTGCACGAGCAGTATCTATTATTTGTTAACCAATCAGAGCGAACTCTCAAATGTTTAATAATTTGAATTATTAAACAGGaaataactaacatcattagttgctataattcctcaTAAGGACACATTCCCACTTTGCCCCTTAATTTGTCAAACCGAGTAacatccaatgtcatgacattctgagtgacattgtgctcagtctgcatctggttcatccataccagtgGGGAACACCTGCTACCAGATGCTAGGTACttagcttctgcagtggataatgatacacaattttgtttctcCCTTGCAACTACACCATTTTGATGAGGACTAATAGGTGATGACAACTCATGCCTTTCAATCTGCATAGGTACCATTAAGTCCATGggcaaaagttccagagttttaGATGTTTTTGGATGTTCAATCTTgggatgtgacatcttggttagcttgcccacctgacattttccacagccgtttctttcatccataagcagatttgggattcctctaactgcttccttggatatgatcatcttcattcctcttaaatgaagttgtccaagtcttccatgccacaacttcacttcctgttcttccttggctaaggggcactttgaggagtagtttgagaccTTAGATTCCAACAtataacagttatctttggatctggatcctctcataacttcctgattgcctccattcatcaccacacatacttccttagtgaactttacattgaagccttgatcacatagctggcttatgctgatgagattagcagttagtccttctactaacaacacattattcaattctggaactccaggactgtccagcttaccaacacctttgatttttccgTTAGCTCCATCACtaaaggtcacataactggtagtatgaggttgtatatctaCCAACAAGTTactcatcccagtcatatgtcttgagcagccactatcaaaataccagtcttctctggtagatgtACTTAAAGATGTGTGAGCtaatctagcaacccattgttgtttcttgatgggggcgttatgcttagatgccttctgcttaggtctgacttgaggggtctggttaggataatCATACAACctgtaacagaagggttttatgtgaccaaatctaccacattagtggcatctccatctttggaatttcttcttttgatgtttaatcctcctgtttccctgatgttgtgacattggttgtgacttctgcttgattttctaaacttcagcctttgagcttttgtgttcagttgaggattccttaacaaagcctaaaccagacatggttcctgatttctgtCTCACCTTTAcaatctcttccaaggtgtcagttcctttattcaacattctgatggattttgtcatttgttctagcttagatgtcagcaaggttatctcaccatttagaccatctatgactgtcagatgcttctttttctcagcttccagctccttgatgagtttcttctgcttttctcctcgtatacacacttctgcacttttgacacataactctttatatgaagcaacaagttcatcaaaggtaagctcatctccacttgagtcatcatcagaggcacaaacactacttagtgcagtgacatgtttagcagattctccttcagattcactctcagagtctccttcagaccaggtgatagatagccccttcttttgcatcttgaggaaggtagggcattcagctctaatgtgaccaaaaccttcacatccatggcactggattcccttgccttggttgaccttttcttcaaattttgatcttctactgatgtcagatgaagagttcttgacattaggtctgcccttttgatcaaccttctttatgaacttgttgaactgtctcccaagcatggctatagcttctgaaatgctttcatcacctccaatatttccttcttctgaatcctcttcagtacttgatacaaaagctatgcttttgtttttcttttcaacatcctcacacaggcccatttcaaaggtttggagagaaccaataagctcatcaaccttcatattgcagatatcttgagcctcttctatagcagtgaccttcatggcaaatctctttggcaatgatctgagaatctttcttacaagtttttcttcagacattttctctcctaagccactagaagtgttggcaatttctAGAATATTCAcgtggaagtcatgaatagtcttatcctctttcatcctcagattttcaaacttggtggtcagcatctgaagtttagacatcctcaccttggaggtaccttcatgagttattttgagagtatcccaaacttctttagccagctcacagtgatgcaccagtctgaagatgttcttatttatcccattgaacagtgcattcaaggccttagagtttccaagggctaatgcatcttgctctttgtcccactcttcttcaggaatttgcataataATTCCATCTTTgcctgtcttcgttggatgttcccatcctttgttgacagctctcaggccttgctatccagagacctcaagaaggctatcatacgaggtttccagtcatcatagttagaaccatccaacatgggtggtctatttgagaatcctacatccttgtccatggtactagaaagtaatgtccctagatctcacccagaaattaacaggcagggtgcctgctctgataccaattgaaattctagttaacagactttcgatgtcacactggatgttatgacatccaattctgcgcagacaatAATGATGCAGAACTTAAATGTAAAGAgcagtaaataacacaaagaattgtttacccagttcggtgacaaacacacctacgtctgggggctaccaagccagggaggaaatccactattagcagtattaattcaggccttaaaccaactgtttaatcctatcacttaatacctacccaatgcaatttcaatctaaaactaagaccagagttcctactcactccccctcaatcaccacagtgattacaacctttaattagtttaaagttaaatggcgaagttatacttcaaacaactcttgattgtgcttaacagctttaatcaagaaacacatcactcacgcttaaaagcttagagtgacacaacaaatacaactcaatgaacaccctagtcccatgcaatcatctaggtgataattgcttggctcacaagttaaacctaatacaagacactAATGAAAACAGCCGTGAAATATTATGATATAATAAATGcttcacgcttcaaacccctaagttgctgaaagtaggattgccatccttttataatgcaacacttgggccttgtacttgtatttcctaaaattaaggataagcaagttaacctaatttccacatattagggtgctaacaaataggctatttgttaggtctattaattgtagctcagttgttagtttcctggattttagctcagctgttggattcctgaaaaatagcctgagaaaaatactgaaacagaaaaactaactagactacactttagcatatgctgtcaggaatgaatgtcataacattcagtttgacgtccagaacataggccatatgctaggtctgttattctcctgaaaaacagactgaaataaatactgaactgtagcagaaaaaccaatctgcctataatttagtatctgctgtcaaggatgaatgtcataacaatcagtttgacattcagacaataggctatgtgccaggtctgttattctcctgaaaatAGACTGAACTgaatactgaactgtagcagaaaaaccaacctgcctatacttaagtatctgctgtcaaggatgaatgtcataacattcagtttgacattcagacaataggctatgtgctaggtctgttattctcctgaaaaacagactgacctaaatactgagctataacagaaaaaccaactattctatagttcaatatctgctgtcagggatggatgtcataacatccagtttgacattcagtaaatcctgtattagctaatcctgcagcatactacttaagcatgtcatgacatcagtcaagacatcagagtacagttagtattttaacacaaaatgcagccaatcaaaaacatctacagACCTCATCACACGGTTTATTGCTTTGCTACcccccaacaaattgaagagatcaaattcttaaatatgaataatccctactccaacacttacaactcaggttggaagaatcatcctaatttctccTGGAAGGATCAAagagggaatgttccgcaacaGGGTACATGAtaatatcagactcagtatcaacaacGGTAGCAACAACAAGCACCTAAAAAGGCAGAatgggaaattgccattgaaaaatTAGCCGCCCACAGTATGcagtttcaagaagaaactaGAACCAATCAGAAAAACACCATTGCTTCCATAAAAAATCTCAATGTCCAAATGGGTCAGATAACACAATAGTTAGCTTCAAATTCTCAAGCTCCGGGGCACCTTACCCAGTGGTACGGTGACAAATCCGCGGAAACATAACAATGTTAATGTTGTCGTAACCAGAAGTGGAAAGTCAACGAAAGAAAACAGTATGGAGGAAGATGGATTGTTAGAAGTGGATTTAGCAATCAAGGAAACCAAGAACCAAGATGAAGAAGTAGTACTGATGCCTGTTAAAGAGAAAGAAAAAGTTCCTAAACCAATCATCAAACTTCCTTACCCTCCGAGACAGAAGAAGAAAGATCAAcatgaatttttttttgagaGGTTCTTGGAaatgttcaaaaagcttgaaaTAAATATTCCATTTTCTGAGGCGCtagaacaaatgccaatatatgccaagttcatgaaagacatcatctccaaaAAGCGCTCCACT from Lathyrus oleraceus cultivar Zhongwan6 chromosome 1, CAAS_Psat_ZW6_1.0, whole genome shotgun sequence includes:
- the LOC127106848 gene encoding uncharacterized protein LOC127106848 produces the protein MYDSSSSESCNPNREDPVADSANTSHARRPKETVSGFSSAIALDEQTREGSSVNKWKYVYHKRLALERELAQNVLECKEIVDLIQEAGLMKTVTQFSKCYEILVEEFIVNVSEEYADGKSREFRKVYVRGKCINFSPSVINMYLGRPDVAQPELEVNDNKICQVITANQVRKWPLKGKLVASKLSVKYAMLHKIGAANWVPTNHKSTVVVMLGKFIYDVGTKANFDYGSYIFDQTMKHAGSFSVKGPIAFPSLICGIVLNQFPNILTENDSVKRRDSPLAFNHKLFLGTHVPDIAMATRETSSVCNQPGKATVIEILKETCKELEARKLTLENLIIKLEMNEGDVLGEAADAAEGAARQSAEGEEDASPDDGTDVDADSESDE